DNA sequence from the Sinorhizobium alkalisoli genome:
TCGAACTGGCGACGAAATCGACCTGCGGAACGGCGCGGACATGGGTCAGAGACAGCGCCGCATTCTCCATTTCCTTCGCAACCGCCTGATAGAAGGCCTGCTCGGGTTTTTGCAGCAGAAAGCCCAGGCGGTATTGCGGCAGATCCTCGAAGATGCGTTGGCGAAGCAGGCCGACGGCGTGATAGCCGATCGCCTTTGCCGCATCATAGACCCGGCGCGCGGTTTCCTCCCGCACCGGGTGGCGGCCGTTCAGTACCCGGTCCACGGTCGCGACGCTCACGCCGGCGGCGCGCGCGAGATCGGCGATTGTCGGCCTGCTGGCCATGATCCTCCTCCCTGACAGTTTTACCTCATCTATGAGATGTGCGTTCTGATGCATTTTGAGAGAATACATCATGACTGCATTGTCGGCTGTCAGAAGTCAAACTATTCTTCTTGGCATCGAACGGGAGGCGCAGCCCGGAGCGCGCTTCGGGAGGTGGCAGGCAATGACAGTTCCGACCAAACGAGATTACAATTTGCTCGGCCGCAATGCCCAGGCGGCAGTCGAGAGCGGCCTTGCCGCGGCCGAGTGGTACCACACCGAACTTCCCCGCAAGCAGATGAAAGAGCTGATGAAGCGCGAGGACGGCCCCGCCATCCGCGACACGATCGTCTGGCTCGGCAGCCTGGTGGTCTTCGGCGGCCTCGGCCTCGCCTTCTGGGGCAGCTGGTGGGCGGTCCCGTTCTTCCTGGCCTATGGCGTGCTCTACGGCTCGGCCTCCGACAGCCGCTGGCACGAATGCGGTCACGGCACCGCCTTCAAGACGATGTGGATGAACGACGTCGTCTACCAGATCGCCTCCTTCATGATCATGCGCAACCCGGTGACCTGGCGCTGGAGCCATACCCGCCATCACACGGATACGATTATCGTCGGTCGCGACCCGGAAATCGCCGTCATGCGGCCACCGGATCTCGTCCGCCTGATCCTCAATTTCTTCGGCATTCTCGACGTCTGGCACGCGCTCATCGACATGCTGCGCAACGCCTTCGGGGTGATCAGCGCCGAGGAAAAGACCTTCATCCCGGAAATGGAACGGTCGAAGGCGATCCTCATCGCCCGCATCTGGCTTCTGATCTATCTCGCGACGATCGGGCTTGCCGCCTTTCTCGGCTCGATCCTGCCCCTGATGCTGATCGGCCTGCCGCGTCTCTACGGCGCCTGGCACCACGTGCTGACCGGGCTCCTGCAGCATGGCGGCCTTGCCGACGACGTCATCGACCACCGGCTGAACAGCCGCACCGTCTACATGAACCCGGTAAGCCGCTTCATCTATTGGAACATGAACTACCATGTCGAGCACCACATGTTCCCGATGGTGCCCTATCACGCGCTCCCCAAGCTGCACGCGATGATCAAGCACGACCTGCCCGCGCCGAACCCGTCGATCCTTCACGGCTACCGCGAGATGATCCCGGCCTTCCTGCGGCAATTGCGCAACGAGGACTATTTCCTCAAGCGCGAGCTGCCGCCGACGGCGAAGCCCTATCGCGAAGAGCTCCACGGCGATCGGGTCGCAGCGGCCGCCGAGTAAGGCGAGCCAGCAATCGGAACAACCACATCGGAATGGAGGAAACCATGAGCTCGAACTGGATCGAAGTCTGCGCGGCCGACGAGATCGACGAGGAAGACGTGATCCGTTTCGATCACGACGGCCGCACCTTCGCCGTCTATCGCAGCCCCGAGGACGAGTATTTCGCGACGGATGGGCTCTGCACCCATGAGCAGATCCACCTCGCCGACGGGCTGGTGATGGACGACATCATCGAATGTCCCAAGCACAACGGCCGCTTCAACTACAAGACCGGCCAGGCCAAGGGCGCTCCCGCCTGCGTCAATCTCCGGACCTATCCGGTGAGGGTCGAGGACGGGTCCGTCTTCATTTCGATTTCCTGAGGGAGCCCGCATCCACCGGAGGCGAGGGGAGGAGAGCGGCATGCATATCGTGATCGTCGGCGCCGGCGAGTGCGGCGCGAGGGCGGCCTTTGCGCTGAGGGAAAAGGGCTTCGACGGCCAGGTCACGCTGGTCGGCGCGGAGCCGCATCCCCCCTATGAGCGGCCACCGCTCTCCAAGGACGGACTTGCCGGTGCCGCGCCGCCGAAATATGTGGCCGATGCGGGACGCTATGCGGAGGCCGGCATTTCCGTGCTGACCAACGCCCCGGTCGCCAGCATCGACCGGGAGCGCAAGGCGGTCGTCCTCGCAGCCGGCGGGGCGATCCGCTACGGCCGGCTGCTGCTTGCAACCGGTGCGCGGCCGCGGGCATTTCCCGGCGTACCGGACAATGCCCGGTGCATCCGGATGCTGAGGACCCATGCGGATGCCGCGGCGATCCGCTCGGCACTTCTCCCGGAGCGCAGGCTCGTCATCATCGGCGGCGGCTTCATCGGTC
Encoded proteins:
- a CDS encoding MocE family 2Fe-2S type ferredoxin → MSSNWIEVCAADEIDEEDVIRFDHDGRTFAVYRSPEDEYFATDGLCTHEQIHLADGLVMDDIIECPKHNGRFNYKTGQAKGAPACVNLRTYPVRVEDGSVFISIS
- a CDS encoding fatty acid desaturase family protein, whose amino-acid sequence is MTVPTKRDYNLLGRNAQAAVESGLAAAEWYHTELPRKQMKELMKREDGPAIRDTIVWLGSLVVFGGLGLAFWGSWWAVPFFLAYGVLYGSASDSRWHECGHGTAFKTMWMNDVVYQIASFMIMRNPVTWRWSHTRHHTDTIIVGRDPEIAVMRPPDLVRLILNFFGILDVWHALIDMLRNAFGVISAEEKTFIPEMERSKAILIARIWLLIYLATIGLAAFLGSILPLMLIGLPRLYGAWHHVLTGLLQHGGLADDVIDHRLNSRTVYMNPVSRFIYWNMNYHVEHHMFPMVPYHALPKLHAMIKHDLPAPNPSILHGYREMIPAFLRQLRNEDYFLKRELPPTAKPYREELHGDRVAAAAE